The following is a genomic window from Myxocyprinus asiaticus isolate MX2 ecotype Aquarium Trade chromosome 38, UBuf_Myxa_2, whole genome shotgun sequence.
atgagaatagcccggaccgaactccaggcacgtttcgctgacagagaacacttgcaggtcacctaccctcttgatggaagtgagcgcagtcaggagggcagtcttcaaggagagtgccttaagcccggctgactgcaaaactcaaagggggctctctgtagaccctgaaaaactacagaggtccgatgagggaacaaggcgtggcctggagggattcagcctcctggcgcctcttaggaacctgatgatcagatcatgcttccctaaggactcaccgtcgactgcgtcatggtgtgctgctatggcagcaacgtacaccttcaaggtggaaggggacagcctcccttccaacctctcttgcaggaaggaaagcactgatctgactgcgcacctctgggggtcttcctgatgggaagaacaccacttagcgaacagacaccacttaaaggcatacaggcgcctcgtagagggagccctagcctgagtgaatgtgtctaccaccgcaggtgggagacggcttaggtcttccgcgtcccgtccaggggccagacatggagattccagaggtctgggcgcgggtgccggatggtgccccttccctgagaaagaagggcctttctcaggggaatttgcccgggggagctgtcacgaggagcgtgaggtccgagcaccacgtctgggcgggccagtagggtgcttaccaggacgaccttctcctcgtcctccctgaccttgcacagggtctgtgcgagcaggctcactggggaaaacgcatatttgcgaatgccaggggaccagctgtgccagcgcgtctatgccgaggaaggcctcggtgagggcgtaccagagcgggcagtgggaggattcttgggaggcgaacaggtgcacctgtgcctgactgaatcgactccaaatcagctggaccacctgaaggtggagtctccactctcccttgagggtaacctgttgttacggcgcgtccgccgaagtgttgaggttgcccgggatgtgattggcttgcagcgacttggtgctgctaactccgttggaggagacggcgggcgagttatgacatacagcgggagcgcagaccgccttggcggttgacatatgctaccgctgccgtgctgtctgtccgaactagcacgtgcttgccctggatcaacggccggaacctccgcagggcgagcagaattgccagtaactcgaggcagttgatgtgccaacgcagctgcggacccgtctagaggccggcagctgcgtgcccgttgccaacagcgccccagcccattttggaggcgtctgtcgtgaccacgacgcgcctggagaccagttctagcggaacacctgctcgtggaaatgagaggtcagtccaagggctgaaagacggtgacagaccgacgtaatggccacgcggtgtgtcccgtggcgccatgcccgtctcgggactcgagcctggagccagtgctgaagcggcctcatatgcatcaacctgagcggggtggccaccgccgaggaccccatatgccccaggagcctctgaaaatgtttcagtggaaccgctgttttctgtttgaacgccttcaaacaggccagaaccgactgggcacgctcgttcataaggtgcgccatcaaggagactgagtccaactccaaaccgagaaaagagatgctctgaaccgggaggagcttgctcttttcccagctgacccgaagccctagtcggctgaggtgtgagagcaccaggtccctgtgtgcgcataacccgtctcgagagtgagctaggattagccagtcgtcgagatagttgagaatgcgaatgcccacctcccttaacggggcaagggcagcctctgcgatcttcgtaaagacgcgaggagacagggacaggccgaaagggaggacttgtaccgatacgcctgaccctcgaacgcaaaccgcaggaagggtctgtgtcgaggaaggatcgagacgtgaaagtacgcatccttcgagtctaccgccgcgaaccaatcttgatgccggacgctcgctagaatgcgtctttgcgtcagcatcttgaacgggagtctgtgtaaggcccggttcagtactcgcaggtccaagattggccgcaacccaccgccatttttcggtacaatgaagtaggggctgtaaaaccccctcttcatctcggctggagggacaggttctatcgcgtccttccgtaggagggtagcgatctccgcgcaaggtagcagcgtttccatctttcaccaaggtgaagtggacaccgctggacctgggcggatgcccagcgaagtgaatcgtgcagccgagtcggacggtccggaccagccctcgcgacggactggaaagcgcaagccatgcacccgagttctgcgcaagggggaccaaagggacaacgtcatcggatgtaccggcgggtggggcctcgcggcggggcggagcttgaggtgccacaccccatcatggccgtgctgagtccgaggacatcgaagcacttacctggctccttgtgaccacccccggaacagcctgggacgggggaggaagaggcctgtcctcatgacccgtggagactgtcacatcgggggcggatttgtgccacagctgggcgctcagggcaggagaccgccgctggagcgccaacctgccaaatggagtggtgggcggtggtcgtgatgccagccgtacacaccgaatatgtgacccagggaacaaggaaaccactcttgcggagctcttgagtactgcagccacttgggcatgcagcgcaattaaatgcaaaaggtaacaaaaagaagatctgcttaccagctccagagcagcgggtttcgttgtccctgggtcgcccgtctcaggggcgcttcgaagacctctgtgggttcttcggtgccggctgtgagacgggtggcgtcggcttcctgcggtgggctccacgccggggccgggctggaggggcgggctgcggtggagccggtgcagtcaccgcagggggacgccttcggcgatgagtagatggggggatcttgagccacgccggggcaggacaagccggctagcatccatctactgctctaccatcgagaactgctgggcaaagtcctcgacagtgtcgccgaataggcccgcctggaaaatgggggcagcaaggaatcgtgtcctgtcggcctcacccatctcgaccaggttgagccaaaggtggcgctcctggaccactagtgtggccatcgtccgcccgggagaccgtgccgtgacctccgtcgctcggagagcgaggtcggtcgtcgagcgcagttcctgcatcaatcccggggcggaactaccctcgtgcagttcctttagcgccttggcagacttgcaggagagccatggcgtgcagggcggaggcggcttgtccagcagcgccgtaggctttgaccgtcagagacgacgtaaacctacaggccttggacgggggctttgggcacccacgccaggtggcggcgctctgcgggcataggtgcaccgcgagcgcctttatccaccgggggattgccgaataacccttggccgccccaccatcgagggtagtgagagcgggaaagctgaaaagatcgggaccgggcagtaaaaggtgcctcccgcgatcttgtcagctcttcatgcacttccgggaagaaaggaacggggcggggcgtggctttgagcggcgccgcgagcccaggaaccaatcacagagccgcgagggttcagggaagagcggtgaaatccactctaaccgacgctcgcggctgtccgggaaagcatgtcgtcatctccgcgtcagcctgtgactgggcgatcgaccccgaagggaggagcccagccgaggcttccgactggacgagcccgctctccgatgctgcgctcgagagctcatcactttcgcgggctccgaataagaggtcgaactcgccgtgagacgagccggcggactcacccggaagcccgatcggggcagacgagcgtgctggggaatgggagttccgcggggggatacccggcggaggcggtcccattggggtccccaaatcgcccccagtgctagccgcgctggcctcaaacccgtgggtaaaaggaccgaggcgggagcctctggggtggctcgcttccttacgaaggcgagccgcaaccgcaacgttgccatggacacattctcgcaatgagaatgtgaccatccacgaacgctgtcgccgcgtgagcagtgctcagacacgaaagacagtgatcgtgaccattagaaggcgagagataacgagcacaaccaggaataacacacaatcggaaaagcatctttaaaaagacgcgtctttaaaaagacgttccgtgtgtgcgctcttttagagaaatatactcttttagagaaatatatactcttttagaggggaaaaatgctctttcagaaaatatactctctagtttttctgccgaagcgcccaggggcgttctctgcagtgcaccagtgcagaggagggagaagccgctgaaatgcgccgtcagatccagcagaggtgaatgaacagtagtattcagctcaatgagcatgaccgttcggctccgaagagaaaatctgaatgagtggttgcataccagctccttttatacccgtatgttcgggggagtggcatgcaaataccactcgccaattttcattggccttttatcaaagaccagaggtgtctcgggctcccaagagtgacccctagtgtcactacatcgacaccaacgtcgagtgagtgacagatagggaatgagggaaaccatccaaaatgctttgaaaccagcagactttgacttctgagatatcagaaattatatatattggaattatttattgttagaacagtaaaaaaggcTTTTGCaccttttttaaatacttttttaagcATTCCTAAGTAAAAGAGTGATCTGATGAGAAAATAAGCAGCAAATATCGGTACTGACAGCAGTATCAGCCTATAGGTTTTTGTTCAAATTGGTATCGGCCAAAAAAATTCCATATTTGTGCATCCctagctgttttattctacatatggtgctgggGGCACATTCATAAGTTTCGCCATGTTGAGTTCATTTGACCTGCTGAATATCACTGAATAATCCCCTATAATTTCACTATAATTTCAGTAAATGAATCATGGATGACTGCGAATAGCGCATTTTCACAATGGTATCGTTAACTGACAACTTTTTTTGCATGATGATGCATCTAAGCCGCTAAGTGGCAGGGAACGTAAACAGAAATAtctctgagtgcacctttaagacatcCTTGGGGTTTTATCTTTATCTATCAGAGATCATGGGTGAAGGTTGGAGCTGTGGCACAGAGGGCAGCACATTTGCacatgacatactgtataagcGATGTTAGTTCCTGTTTTCTGCTCCTGGAAAGCCACTTCCCTGAAGAGTTTAGTTTCAACAATGAACACTTCAGGAAAGTGGCTCTCAAGGATCACGAATGAAAACCTTGTTTATGAGGACCTGGGTTCAACTCCGGCCTAGGCCATGTTCCGATCCCATTCCCCCTTTTTCTGAAATCATGTCTGGAGCAAATGGAAGATGAAATAGATCAGATGGATGGCACTACTGACAGACAAAATCTTCCATACACTCACCGGGCACAGATGTTCCCAAGGCCACAAACACCACAGCTGTGACGGTGTCCTTCAGGCCTACTgtacaaccaaagtgagatgccaGATCTCCAGTAACGGCAGTCAGGACTCCGATGAGTGTGATGGACACAATGAAGCAGGCCCATCCATTCCAGTACTCCGTGGGTGGCACAAAGGCAAACAGAACCTTCCAGAAAACTGTCAGGAAGTGCATGATATAATCAAAGCATGAGGGCAAGCGTTCCTCCCCGctctcctcctcatcatcatcaccTGAGGAGGTAACCATACAGTCAAGGTATATAGTATACAGCAAGGTGAAATAATTAGTAAATGTGGCAAATAACATATTTGAATTCAGTTAGGTTCAGTTGAATTCCTTGATTGTCATTGCGCAAAATGAGATTTCTCTCTGTGGGTGGGCTTATCCAGtgtaatgcaatgcaatgcaacaaAAATAGATGCCAAGAGACTgataaaatatacagttgtgtgATGATGTTGACTGTTGCGGCTGTTTAGTACAAAACCCTTGATTATCATGGTTTGATTTATTAAGTAGTACAGAgtgttttattaattaacatgGAGCGATTTATTGCTGGTACACATTTAagcctggttaggacatggtgttatATGAAAATTGTTATGAATATAAATTAGTTTTAGTGAACTTACAGGCTGATGAGCTGTGTTTATGCGTGATAAGAGTATGGCAGAAAGACACTGACCTGCACTGACAGTGACAGCACTGACAAACTGCTCTCTCCAGCTACTGCTGCCCACCACCAGTGCCAGGTTAGTCTTCTTTATTAGTTTGTCAACAGTAttctgaacaaacacacacaaatacacacagatgtAAAACCACAACAAGGTAAACCAAACCCACCCCTCTCCAATGTGTCTCCATACTAGACATGTCATAGATTTTATATGAATCCAGGCAACACCCCATCAGAATGTGATTTTCTCCAATGTAATCTTGTCCGAGTCATTTACTTGTTTGCATTTCGAGTGCGGCGGATAATCTTAGAGGGAATAACACAATGTGTCCGCCTCAAATCTGTTCTAAAACCCTGAGATACCTGACCTACCTGTATTGAGACTGTCACCATGCGAAAGAGAAGGCGGGATTCCAGACAGCTAGTGTCTTATAAATTGCACATGAATCTAAGAGATAGAGCAGGTAAGGCAGAGTCATAAAAGCTGTATTGTCCTGCAAATAAAGACACAACCTGACTCTCAGGACCAGATTATGTGAGCGGAGTGGATGGAGTGGATGTGGAACTGAGGGTTGTGTGATTTTGTCTGGAGCGTggatgttatttttgttttttgttttaaaagtcttttgaACGTTTTCTCTTCTCCAAGATCACTCCGATACTGCTCCATCATAAGCCTAACACCTGCTAACAATCCATAATGCAATTTCATGTCAACAAGACTTCACAACTTGTTAAACACAGTGTTAATAGACTATTTGCAGTCTGAAATTTGTGAAATActattgaaaaaataattatcaaaattaaTGATGGACAAACACGATGCGTGAACACGAGTGTGGGGACAACCAAAGGTTTGTTGTGGAATGTGATGTCAAGAAAAACATGATAAAGTGTTTCTTtcacatatgaaaataaaatttaaaggTGGGTAATATGCATTCTCTCCTCTCAGATGTGCACTGTCCAAAATTTCAAGAAAACATTTCATTATACTAATACATCACCCTTGCAAAAACAAATAGTGCAAACATGATTTCATGTAAAACATCATGTGCCCAAATGTTcaggataaaataataataataaaaattgtcaCCCTGTCATCaaatgttttcttaaaaattGATGACAGTGGGACTactttgtgaaattttaaataataccaagcaacaaaatctcaatgttctctctttgcattatcaaacaaacaagtgattgcCAGTGCattggaaagctataggatgctcccttgttccctatttagtgaatgactttatCTCAAGTGTGCTGTCTCTCTGCACTGGTCTTAGTAACTCCATAAGAAGcctcattttttttctcaatgtgaaaatgcacagtaaatctTTAGGATTTCAGGATTTCTTTAAAATCGTTAAATtaaggatttctaatgaaaaccttgtgctatttattatacacattattgtacattttgtttagcagcatggcattttgtgataaatcgctcaaatttaaaaaatggcatatcagatggaACTAGAGGCTCTAATTTTtttactcaaacaggtttcaatgtaaaaacttaataaggtgtcttaccagatgtagttttgttggcgtttcttccaaagacaaactctgctgtgatcggcgccatgttatTTTGTCACGACTCCATACaccaaaagtttaacccttaactgacagcacagagtctcctgaactgagatcagttggtttaatcaaattatgcattgcatatagcgaagccaaaatacaacgtccacgcatgtgtgtgtggggtcgcacaaggttatatatatatatatataatcaggtgatattatttatttaaataaataataattaattatatcatCTGACGGCTCTTTTTTTcttaatagcttcaatgtagtgagctacttttttgttagtaacttgtagaTTAGCTAACTACTTTagtgtagtttaactactttaagatATGAggttcaaagtagcttccccaacactgctcatgACTCACCTTGAACTCATACGATTCCTCTATCACCACCTCCAGTTTGGTGTGCTCTCCCAGACTCGGGCAACCCATCTTGGCCACCTCCTCTTCCTCAGCCCCCACCACTGGCTTGTTATCATTAGAGTCTCCTGTAAGTGGAAGACACAGAAAATCTACTGAGCCATGTAGTGTTTACACATGTATTACAGAGGTCAGCCGAGACAGTCAAGCACATGtgaggtgcgtcccaaaccgaacacttctgcactattctacgccattttgtagtgtaagtagttcgagtagtacgtttacactgaaaatgcaacaaaaagaagtgtactttaagtacccaaatgatgcactttttcaaccgtcaaaacgtgtgtagaatgttggacacttcatgcacttagCACATGCGGTTTACCATAGAtagcggaaggggtggagttacctagCTGTGCTGCTGGTCTGAAAAAAACCCCAATTTTGATTGTTtgattgtaaataatgaagaatgtagcagctggAGAAGCTTCAGTGGATATAGcatcttacaaatgtgagttgaatgctttaccatcaccccaagctgtgtgaatatgtacgttgtttaagatacaagtgttgaactgaggttggctaacatgctaaagctagcggcaacacataaCATGcccttgaaacgtcacttccgtcagctgttaatagggttggggagtaacggaatacatgtaacgggattacgtatttaaaatacaaaatataagtaactgtattccactacagttacaatttaaatcattggtatttagaatacagttgcattcaaaaagtattttgattactgaagagattactttgcattttattgtcatttgtttcatttaatatttagtcctttcagatggaaaacatttatacataaaaatgatgcgatccaaagtgcgtttgaacagcggtgaaatactttcttatggtgtgttacattcatatgagcagacagaggagtaagtttgaagtaagtttggagcagaagaaatagaaataaaccttgtgtaaattgtcagctttacgctaagctaaaatactattcctagccattttacatgtacatgttaccaggcacgatcatattttttttatcaagaaaattcacgttggattaataatttctttttttctagtaagacctttgatattagggcaaaaatcatattcttgataataagttttgtattgttttcttgtaaaaatatctaaaaatctttaaaacaaaatcaatttgatttatcttgttttagaaacaacactgcataagatatttaggtttttcagagaatgtatttttaacatgtgtattgtgtcttactgtactggcagagtttttatagtcaaaacaagtgaaaaaatctaccagtgctgaagaagtaatccaaagtatttagaatacgttactgaccttgagtaatctaacggaatacgttacaaatgacattttacagcatgtattctgtaatctgtagtggaatacatttcaaaagtaaccctcccaaccctggctgttAAACGGTGAacgcttccatgtagtaaaaaaaacgTTACGTTTGAGAAGATACTATACTTTGAAAATTCAtccactacatggctgagtgcatagtatattttataagtgcatagtgtgtcgtttgggacacagctttagTGTTTATAATAATTAACCATCATGTAGAAAGCTGTAGAAATGCTCCATATGTGCATGCAACAAAAAAACTCCTTATAAATTCTAGAGAAGTGTAAGAGAGAGAAATGGAAAGAAGAGAGGCAatcagtgaaaaaaacaaaaacaaaaaattattatgaaaataGCATCAACAACATTCTAAATTGGATCCTGCAACAGTACAGCAATTGGAAGAGCATGAGGAAG
Proteins encoded in this region:
- the LOC127429063 gene encoding sodium/calcium exchanger 1-like isoform X2: MLEVKIIDDEEYEKNKTFTIHLGEPVLLEIGQKHGDSNDNKPVVGAEEEEVAKMGCPSLGEHTKLEVVIEESYEFKNTVDKLIKKTNLALVVGSSSWREQFVSAVTVSAGDDDEEESGEERLPSCFDYIMHFLTVFWKVLFAFVPPTEYWNGWACFIVSITLIGVLTAVTGDLASHFGCTVGLKDTVTAVVFVALGTSVPDTFASKVAAIQDQYADASIGNVTGSNAVNVFLGIGVAWTIAAVYWHSQGKSFQVPPGSLAFSVTLFTIMALLCVLILLYRRRPSVSGGELGGPRTAKLLTAFLFLVLWLIYILLSSLEAYCHVPGF